Proteins from a single region of Dyadobacter fanqingshengii:
- the ubiE gene encoding bifunctional demethylmenaquinone methyltransferase/2-methoxy-6-polyprenyl-1,4-benzoquinol methylase UbiE gives MNVVPYKDKEGSKREQVAEMFDNISPKYDLLNHLLSAGVDIYWRKRAIKLLKKQAPKVILDIATGTGDFAIEALALKPEKIIGVDISEGMLAVGREKIAKLGKQDIITLQSGDSENLSFESNYFDAIIVSFGVRNFQNLLAGLSEMNRVMKPDGTCVVVEFSKPRSFPFKQFYNFYFKYILPLIGKSVSKDSSAYTYLPESVQAFPDGEAFLEIYKKAGFINTKCITLTFGICSIYIGQK, from the coding sequence ATGAATGTAGTTCCATATAAAGATAAAGAAGGCAGCAAAAGAGAGCAGGTCGCTGAAATGTTTGATAATATTTCACCAAAATATGATCTGCTGAACCATCTTTTGAGCGCGGGAGTGGACATTTACTGGCGCAAAAGGGCCATTAAGCTGCTAAAAAAACAGGCTCCGAAAGTCATTCTGGACATTGCCACGGGCACGGGTGATTTTGCGATAGAGGCATTGGCACTAAAGCCCGAAAAGATCATTGGCGTTGATATTTCGGAAGGAATGCTCGCCGTTGGCCGCGAAAAAATAGCTAAACTCGGCAAGCAGGACATCATTACATTGCAGAGCGGCGACTCTGAAAACTTGTCTTTCGAGAGCAATTATTTCGATGCAATCATCGTTTCGTTTGGAGTACGCAATTTTCAGAATTTGCTGGCAGGACTGAGCGAGATGAACCGCGTGATGAAGCCAGACGGAACTTGTGTGGTGGTAGAATTTTCCAAGCCGCGCAGCTTCCCTTTTAAACAGTTTTATAATTTTTATTTCAAATATATATTGCCATTGATCGGCAAGAGCGTTTCCAAAGACAGTTCGGCGTATACATATCTGCCCGAGTCTGTCCAGGCGTTTCCGGATGGAGAGGCTTTTCTTGAAATCTATAAAAAAGCAGGTTTTATCAATACCAAATGCATTACACTTACCTTCGGGATTTGTTCGATTTACATAGGGCAAAAATAA
- the porT gene encoding type IX secretion/gliding motility protein PorT/SprT, whose product MHYTYLRDLFDLHRAKIILSILVLLMAAQEVRSQGIGYRRRHLEFYDDKPIHYGILFGVPFTRFNVKHNNDFVSKDSAFVIQSPTNAAFRMGFIVNAFLTDHFDIRTTPSVSLYERHVKFSYPNGTDKIEKRESTWIEIPLLLKYKSLRRVNSRMYMVAGFTLGLETNVKRSRGGGQLDTKSSDFSIDYGVGYEQFFEFFKFAPELRFSHGLTNVFQPTKNSAGTGISKLSTHTVTLYLNFE is encoded by the coding sequence ATGCATTACACTTACCTTCGGGATTTGTTCGATTTACATAGGGCAAAAATAATACTAAGCATTCTTGTGCTGCTGATGGCGGCTCAGGAAGTGAGATCACAGGGCATTGGTTACAGGCGTCGTCACCTGGAATTTTATGATGACAAGCCTATTCATTATGGAATCCTGTTTGGCGTTCCTTTCACCCGGTTTAATGTCAAGCATAATAACGATTTTGTATCCAAAGACTCTGCATTTGTCATCCAATCCCCGACAAATGCGGCATTCCGCATGGGTTTCATTGTGAATGCATTTCTTACGGACCATTTCGATATCCGCACCACGCCATCCGTTTCTCTATATGAACGTCATGTGAAATTCAGCTATCCCAACGGAACCGATAAAATCGAAAAACGTGAATCAACTTGGATTGAGATCCCTTTGTTATTGAAATACAAATCATTACGAAGAGTCAATTCCCGGATGTATATGGTTGCGGGCTTTACTTTAGGCTTGGAAACGAATGTTAAAAGGAGCAGGGGCGGCGGGCAGCTGGACACAAAATCAAGTGATTTTTCAATCGATTACGGTGTAGGTTACGAACAATTTTTTGAATTTTTCAAATTCGCTCCCGAATTGCGTTTCTCTCACGGGTTGACGAATGTTTTCCAGCCGACTAAAAATTCAGCGGGAACCGGAATCAGTAAATTGTCCACCCACACGGTGACATTGTATCTGAATTTTGAATAA
- a CDS encoding T9SS type A sorting domain-containing protein, with protein MKKHYLMLLICLSTVTSFAQWVDDPKVNNTIHVPLASDYIKQHQLMEDGLGGAVFVWDTKSDDASQSKSFGQKVDANGVLKFPPAGQYYGLGDIVNAIRDPKTNGTFICRRSSAHPGSSNFYIQLNDAAGNLVWQADIGTVSYAGQPVFHHQVISDGLGGAFIVWRKYINTSFWSEMSDLYIQRVNSAGVVQWQEGSVPICTAEGIQDRMQIATDNNGNAIITWVDLRTPYNRNIYAQKINAAGEIQWQKDGILVCGATGHQINPSLITNSEGGAIIAWEDSRGARTNTYIQSVNGDGSMKWAVNGIRVIDDVSIQTSPRLVSDERNGAILTWQDNRKNQYNVYVQRINGDGQMMWETAGKAVCIAPGYKEPPKIVKDGSGGAILVWGDWRISENTNIFAQLIDGDGHVKWTLNGAEVATNESYQADPQIISDMKGGAIISWIEGRDTDDGLKFLLQASRIKNDGTLPVTLTYFAVNKQDGGNLLTWETSQETNSESFSIERGADGKTFEIVGTVQAIGTSNRNKSYRFLDVNPNPGNNYYRLKQTDLDGKFAYSKMINVRYDGVGDDITVSPSPGTGLFTVHLESINTGTIKVVSSNGKEMYRKEFNNQNEIPIDIQNVQAGSYVLQVVSEGNISSKKILKF; from the coding sequence ATGAAAAAACATTATCTAATGCTCCTTATTTGTCTGTCGACAGTAACATCCTTCGCTCAGTGGGTTGACGATCCAAAAGTCAACAATACCATACATGTTCCACTGGCTTCTGACTATATAAAGCAACATCAATTAATGGAGGATGGATTAGGTGGGGCGGTGTTTGTTTGGGACACTAAAAGCGATGATGCATCTCAAAGTAAAAGCTTCGGCCAAAAAGTGGATGCAAACGGAGTGTTGAAGTTTCCCCCAGCTGGGCAGTATTATGGATTAGGGGACATTGTAAATGCTATTCGAGATCCAAAAACAAACGGAACTTTCATTTGCCGAAGGTCATCAGCACATCCAGGGAGCTCCAACTTTTATATCCAATTAAACGACGCAGCCGGAAATTTGGTTTGGCAAGCTGACATTGGGACTGTTTCATATGCCGGACAACCTGTTTTTCACCATCAGGTTATAAGCGACGGCCTTGGTGGCGCATTCATAGTCTGGAGAAAGTATATTAACACATCATTTTGGTCCGAAATGAGCGACTTATACATCCAACGTGTGAACTCCGCAGGAGTGGTGCAATGGCAAGAAGGCAGCGTCCCTATATGCACAGCAGAAGGCATTCAGGATAGAATGCAAATTGCAACGGATAATAATGGAAACGCAATTATAACATGGGTTGATCTTCGGACACCATACAACAGAAACATTTACGCTCAAAAAATCAACGCCGCTGGTGAGATACAATGGCAAAAGGATGGAATATTGGTATGCGGGGCAACAGGCCATCAAATAAATCCCTCCTTAATAACAAACAGTGAAGGGGGCGCAATCATCGCCTGGGAAGATAGCAGAGGGGCAAGAACCAACACTTACATACAATCGGTGAATGGGGATGGTTCAATGAAATGGGCAGTTAACGGGATAAGAGTTATTGATGACGTTAGTATTCAGACATCTCCCCGCCTTGTTAGTGATGAAAGAAATGGGGCCATATTGACGTGGCAGGATAATCGCAAGAACCAGTACAACGTTTATGTCCAGCGAATCAATGGTGATGGGCAAATGATGTGGGAAACAGCAGGTAAGGCTGTTTGTATTGCACCTGGATACAAAGAACCTCCCAAAATAGTAAAGGATGGTTCCGGTGGAGCAATATTGGTATGGGGTGACTGGCGTATCTCCGAAAACACTAACATATTTGCCCAATTGATTGACGGTGACGGTCATGTAAAATGGACTTTGAATGGTGCAGAAGTCGCCACAAATGAATCTTACCAGGCGGACCCGCAGATTATCTCTGATATGAAAGGTGGTGCCATCATTTCCTGGATAGAGGGCAGAGACACGGACGACGGGTTAAAATTCCTCCTTCAAGCCTCCCGCATCAAAAACGATGGCACGCTCCCTGTTACACTGACCTATTTTGCAGTCAATAAACAAGATGGAGGAAACTTGCTGACTTGGGAAACTTCTCAGGAAACAAATAGTGAAAGCTTCTCCATTGAACGCGGCGCCGATGGTAAGACATTTGAAATTGTAGGCACTGTCCAAGCCATTGGAACTTCAAACCGAAATAAATCATATCGCTTTTTGGATGTAAATCCCAATCCCGGCAACAACTACTATCGGTTAAAGCAAACAGATTTGGATGGCAAGTTTGCTTACAGCAAAATGATTAATGTTAGATATGACGGTGTTGGCGATGACATCACTGTGTCGCCCAGCCCTGGAACTGGCTTGTTTACCGTGCACTTGGAAAGCATTAATACAGGGACTATTAAGGTTGTATCTTCGAATGGAAAAGAAATGTACCGTAAAGAATTCAATAACCAAAACGAGATTCCTATTGACATTCAAAATGTACAAGCCGGCTCTTACGTCCTGCAAGTGGTTTCGGAAGGAAACATTTCTAGTAAAAAAATATTAAAATTCTAG